The following are encoded together in the Cyanobacterium aponinum PCC 10605 genome:
- a CDS encoding zinc-dependent alcohol dehydrogenase family protein: MKAILMTEAGGVDVLQLRDIPTPQIKSPTEVIVELKAAGVNPIDTKIRKRGSFYPEFSSPVLGCDGAGIVVEVGDGVTRFRKGDEVYFCAGGLGKPETGNYAQYTVVEEDYVAKKPQSLSFAEAACAPLVLITAWEAMCDRISLGADDKILIHGGAGGVGHVAIQLAKLRGAEVATTVSNPDKERLVRKLGADYPILYKQKDFINAIMDWTKGKGVDAAFDTVGGKTFFDTCQAVKVYGDIVTILEPDCHSSSLKTARNRNLRISLELMLTPALMNLQEGLKHQRKILEQCAVWFDEGKLTIHLEHTFPLESASVAHQMIESGSTTGKIALTI; the protein is encoded by the coding sequence ATGAAAGCAATTTTAATGACTGAAGCTGGGGGGGTGGATGTTCTGCAATTAAGGGATATTCCCACTCCACAAATCAAAAGTCCTACGGAAGTTATAGTTGAGTTGAAGGCGGCGGGGGTTAATCCTATTGATACAAAAATTAGAAAGCGTGGTAGTTTTTATCCTGAATTTTCTTCTCCTGTTTTAGGTTGTGATGGTGCAGGAATAGTTGTAGAAGTGGGCGATGGGGTGACAAGGTTTAGGAAGGGTGATGAAGTGTATTTTTGTGCTGGTGGTTTAGGGAAGCCTGAAACGGGAAATTATGCCCAATATACGGTAGTTGAGGAAGATTATGTTGCAAAAAAACCTCAATCTCTTTCTTTTGCGGAAGCGGCTTGTGCTCCTTTAGTTTTAATCACGGCTTGGGAGGCTATGTGCGATCGCATCTCTTTAGGTGCTGATGATAAAATTTTAATTCATGGTGGAGCAGGGGGAGTAGGTCATGTAGCGATTCAGTTGGCAAAATTGAGAGGAGCAGAAGTAGCCACAACGGTGAGTAATCCTGATAAAGAAAGATTAGTGAGAAAATTGGGGGCAGACTATCCTATTCTTTATAAACAAAAAGATTTTATCAATGCAATCATGGATTGGACAAAAGGAAAGGGAGTAGATGCGGCTTTTGATACGGTGGGGGGGAAAACTTTTTTTGATACTTGTCAAGCAGTGAAGGTATATGGAGATATAGTCACAATACTTGAACCAGATTGCCATAGCTCAAGTTTAAAAACAGCCCGTAATCGTAACTTAAGAATCAGTTTGGAGTTGATGCTAACTCCAGCTTTGATGAATTTACAAGAAGGGTTGAAACATCAAAGAAAAATTTTAGAACAATGTGCAGTGTGGTTTGATGAGGGGAAATTAACCATACATTTAGAACATACTTTTCCGTTGGAATCAGCGTCAGTAGCCCATCAAATGATTGAGTCTGGTTCAACCACTGGAAAAATAGCCCTGACAATTTAA
- a CDS encoding NAD-dependent epimerase/dehydratase family protein, translating to MKALVIGGDGYCGWATALHLSNKGYDVAILDNLARRHWDDKLGVNTLTPIASIQKRINRWYELTGKKIELFVGDITNYDFLIKAFRKFEPESIVHFGEQRSAPYSMIDREHAVFTQVNNVVGTLNILYAMKEEFPDSHLVKLGTMGEYGTPNIDIEEGYIEIEHNGRKDILPYPKQPGSFYHLSKVHDSHNIHFACKIWGIRATDLNQGVVYGVLTEETGMDELLINRLDYDGVFGTALNRFCIQAAIGHPLTVYGKGGQTRAFLDIRDTVRCMELAIANPAEAGQFRVFNQFTELFSIKDLATMVQKAGATLGLKVEINNLENPRVELEDHYFNAKNTKLLDLGLQPHYLSDSLLDSLLNFANKYKGRVDMEQILPKVSWRR from the coding sequence ATGAAAGCATTAGTAATAGGCGGAGATGGTTATTGCGGTTGGGCAACGGCCCTTCATCTCTCTAATAAAGGTTATGATGTTGCTATTTTAGACAATTTAGCCCGTCGTCACTGGGATGATAAATTAGGTGTAAATACTTTAACTCCCATTGCCTCTATTCAAAAAAGAATTAATCGTTGGTATGAATTAACTGGTAAAAAAATTGAGCTTTTTGTCGGTGATATTACTAACTATGATTTCTTAATTAAGGCTTTCCGCAAATTTGAGCCTGAGTCTATCGTACATTTCGGGGAGCAACGTAGCGCCCCCTATTCAATGATTGACAGAGAACACGCTGTATTTACCCAAGTTAATAATGTGGTAGGTACTTTAAACATTCTCTATGCCATGAAAGAGGAGTTTCCCGACTCTCACCTCGTTAAGTTAGGTACGATGGGGGAATATGGTACTCCTAATATTGATATTGAAGAAGGTTATATCGAAATTGAACATAACGGACGTAAGGATATTTTACCTTATCCTAAACAGCCCGGTAGTTTCTATCATTTAAGTAAAGTACACGACAGTCACAATATCCATTTTGCTTGTAAAATTTGGGGTATTCGTGCCACTGATTTAAACCAAGGGGTAGTTTACGGGGTTTTAACCGAAGAAACGGGCATGGATGAGTTATTAATTAACCGTCTTGATTATGATGGTGTTTTTGGTACTGCCTTAAACCGTTTTTGTATCCAAGCGGCTATCGGACATCCTCTTACTGTTTATGGTAAAGGTGGACAAACTCGTGCTTTCTTGGATATTCGTGATACTGTCAGATGTATGGAACTTGCGATCGCAAATCCTGCGGAGGCTGGACAATTTAGAGTGTTTAACCAATTTACCGAGTTATTCAGTATCAAAGATTTAGCCACCATGGTGCAAAAAGCAGGGGCAACTTTAGGCTTAAAGGTTGAAATTAACAATTTAGAAAATCCCAGAGTAGAATTAGAGGATCACTATTTCAATGCTAAAAACACTAAACTCTTAGATTTAGGTTTACAACCTCATTATCTCTCTGATTCTCTTCTTGACTCCTTACTTAACTTTGCTAATAAATATAAAGGTAGAGTAGATATGGAGCAAATATTACCCAAAGTTTCTTGGCGTAGATAA
- a CDS encoding HvfC/BufC N-terminal domain-containing protein, giving the protein MKSPTLLKLEQQFLKSLRTDKNSPWLESIIIPAHQRNTEEVLDLYLNRARTRTIAPFHEIFPACEAIMGSELFDRFVDDFYLHSHCDNVTVLDYANSFMDYLTVVKPEFFEPLIPTIEEQTIDWSRLLIDVALTEWRLRRAETAPTLRKNNPEELLHRLRVKKLHGYRPKLEHGTRIPFSCYCLVPLTKAHKCPIEPRHLIAGERKPYLIWRKPDNQVEIRTISEDEARLLRSCNGHLSVTAILQEETHFGFSREETLDRISEAIKLGWIVSLFDPMSYQ; this is encoded by the coding sequence ATGAAATCACCCACCCTTTTAAAGCTAGAACAGCAATTTCTCAAAAGTTTGAGAACAGACAAAAATTCTCCTTGGTTAGAAAGTATTATTATTCCCGCTCATCAAAGAAACACAGAAGAGGTTTTAGACTTATACTTAAATAGGGCTAGAACGAGAACGATCGCACCTTTTCATGAGATATTTCCTGCCTGTGAAGCGATTATGGGATCAGAATTATTTGATCGCTTCGTCGATGATTTTTACCTTCATAGTCATTGTGATAATGTCACCGTTTTAGACTATGCCAATAGTTTTATGGATTATCTCACCGTAGTTAAACCAGAATTTTTCGAGCCTTTGATACCTACTATAGAAGAACAAACTATTGATTGGTCAAGACTATTAATTGATGTTGCTCTCACCGAATGGCGACTAAGAAGGGCAGAAACAGCCCCTACTTTAAGAAAAAATAATCCAGAGGAATTATTACACCGTCTCCGAGTAAAAAAACTTCATGGTTATCGCCCCAAATTAGAACATGGTACTCGCATTCCCTTTTCCTGTTATTGCTTAGTTCCCCTCACCAAAGCCCATAAATGCCCCATTGAACCCAGACACCTCATTGCAGGAGAAAGAAAGCCTTATTTGATTTGGCGCAAACCTGATAATCAAGTGGAAATAAGAACTATTAGCGAAGATGAAGCCCGTTTGTTAAGAAGTTGTAATGGACACTTAAGCGTTACTGCTATTCTTCAGGAAGAAACCCATTTTGGTTTTAGTCGAGAAGAAACCCTCGATCGCATCTCAGAAGCGATAAAATTAGGTTGGATAGTATCTCTATTTGACCCCATGAGTTATCAATAA
- a CDS encoding Hsp20/alpha crystallin family protein has protein sequence MAIVRFNPLYEINSLHRQMNRLLDEITAWDDTSNSFLKPAVELLDNDNSLMLKVLVPGIDKKDLDVSVTRDSVKVSGEYHRQQENKDTGYYISEFNYGKFERTINLPLPIKNDQVKAEYNDGVLTLILPKLEDEKNKVFKVSLGAEEKPALESESNG, from the coding sequence ATGGCTATTGTTCGTTTTAATCCTTTGTATGAAATTAATAGCTTACATCGTCAAATGAATCGACTACTAGATGAAATAACTGCATGGGATGATACTTCTAATTCATTTCTCAAACCTGCAGTAGAATTGTTAGATAATGACAATAGTTTAATGCTTAAAGTTTTAGTACCCGGAATTGACAAAAAAGATCTTGATGTCAGTGTTACCCGTGATAGTGTGAAGGTAAGTGGTGAATACCATCGTCAACAAGAAAATAAAGATACTGGTTACTACATTTCTGAGTTTAATTACGGTAAATTTGAACGCACAATTAATTTACCATTACCGATCAAAAATGACCAAGTAAAAGCAGAATATAATGACGGTGTCTTAACGTTAATTTTACCAAAACTTGAAGACGAGAAAAATAAGGTATTTAAAGTTAGTTTAGGAGCAGAGGAAAAACCAGCTTTAGAATCAGAAAGTAATGGCTAA
- a CDS encoding molybdopterin oxidoreductase family protein: MSEKVTTVCPYCGVGCGLEVQPPASQGKATNRDSEGTPIWKVMGDRTHPSSLGKVCVKGATVTEAINKNRLKYPLYRETLQQDFRQIDWEEAFNLIVKQIQLVSKTIGVDGICMYGSGQFQTEDYYVAQKLLKGCLGTNNFDANSRLCMSSAVSGYMGSFGADGPPCNYEDLELTDCAFLVGTNTAECHPIVFNRLRAYHKKNRHVKMIVVDPRRTATAEAADLHLAIKPGTDIDLFNGIAYLLLQWGAIDTFFIDECTRDFPAYTQIISHYPPQIVADKCGIEVKDLETAARYWAESEKVLSLWSMGLNQSSEGTAKVRTLINLHLMTATIGKAGCGPFSLTGQPNAMGGREAGGLSHILPGYRSVKNPLHRQELEEIWQLPSGAISANVGKTVWEMIMGLENGDVGLLWIAATNPAVSMPDLERTKQALLKSPFTIYQDAYYPTETAYYAHLVLPATQWSEKAGTMTNSERVVTYSPAFSSSAPSQAKADWEIFAEVGKRLGFEKYFSFKDSAQVYQEFVKTTRDRPCDMSGLSHELLSKYGPIQWPFPLRSDPENRYGRRLYTDLHFHTEDGRAKFAAFHSRGLAEPPNPDYPLVLTVGRLYGHWHTMTRTGRIDKIVKMHPEPFLEIHPKDARKYQLEDGELVRVVSVRGEAKFKVKITSAIAPSTVFAPMHWGFLWAENAEANSLTHPHSCPISKQPELKACAVNLIKVNQIPTEIKQETKGKGELTIIN; the protein is encoded by the coding sequence ATAAGTGAAAAAGTTACCACAGTTTGCCCTTATTGCGGTGTTGGTTGCGGTTTAGAAGTTCAGCCCCCTGCTTCTCAAGGAAAAGCGACAAATAGAGATTCGGAGGGTACTCCCATTTGGAAAGTAATGGGCGATCGCACCCATCCTTCTAGTTTAGGAAAAGTTTGTGTGAAAGGAGCAACGGTAACCGAAGCGATCAATAAAAATCGCCTTAAATATCCTTTATATAGAGAAACACTACAGCAAGATTTTCGACAAATTGATTGGGAAGAAGCCTTTAACCTAATCGTTAAACAAATTCAGTTAGTGAGCAAAACTATCGGAGTTGATGGTATTTGTATGTATGGCTCAGGGCAGTTTCAAACAGAAGATTATTATGTTGCTCAAAAATTATTAAAAGGTTGCTTAGGGACAAATAATTTTGATGCCAATTCCCGTTTATGTATGTCCTCGGCGGTTTCAGGTTATATGGGCAGTTTTGGGGCGGATGGTCCTCCTTGTAACTATGAGGATTTAGAATTAACAGACTGTGCTTTTTTGGTGGGAACAAATACCGCAGAATGTCATCCCATCGTTTTTAATCGTTTACGAGCATATCATAAGAAAAATCGTCATGTTAAGATGATTGTGGTTGATCCTCGTCGTACAGCCACCGCAGAAGCGGCGGATCTTCATTTAGCTATTAAACCCGGTACAGATATTGATTTATTTAATGGTATTGCTTATTTATTATTACAGTGGGGTGCGATCGATACTTTTTTTATTGACGAATGTACAAGGGATTTCCCCGCCTATACACAGATAATTAGTCATTATCCTCCTCAAATTGTTGCCGATAAATGCGGTATTGAAGTTAAAGATTTAGAAACTGCCGCCCGTTATTGGGCAGAGTCGGAAAAGGTGTTATCTTTGTGGTCGATGGGGTTAAACCAGTCTTCTGAGGGAACGGCAAAAGTAAGAACTTTAATTAATCTTCATTTGATGACTGCTACAATCGGTAAAGCAGGATGTGGCCCTTTTTCTCTGACAGGTCAACCTAATGCCATGGGAGGAAGAGAGGCAGGAGGATTATCTCATATTCTCCCGGGTTATCGCAGTGTCAAAAATCCCCTTCATCGTCAGGAATTAGAAGAAATATGGCAATTACCATCGGGGGCTATTTCCGCCAATGTGGGTAAAACAGTATGGGAAATGATTATGGGTTTGGAAAATGGGGATGTGGGTTTATTGTGGATTGCGGCCACTAATCCTGCGGTGAGTATGCCCGATTTAGAAAGGACAAAACAAGCTCTGTTAAAATCTCCTTTCACTATCTATCAAGATGCTTATTATCCCACAGAAACCGCCTATTATGCTCACTTAGTCTTACCTGCCACCCAATGGAGTGAAAAAGCGGGTACTATGACTAACTCAGAACGGGTTGTAACCTATAGTCCTGCTTTTAGTAGTTCTGCTCCTTCTCAGGCAAAAGCGGATTGGGAAATTTTTGCGGAGGTAGGTAAAAGATTAGGATTTGAAAAGTATTTCAGTTTTAAAGACTCTGCTCAAGTATATCAAGAATTTGTCAAAACAACGCGCGATCGCCCCTGTGACATGTCTGGTTTGAGTCATGAGTTGTTATCAAAATATGGTCCGATACAGTGGCCTTTTCCTCTCCGAAGCGATCCCGAAAATCGTTATGGTAGAAGACTTTACACCGATTTGCACTTTCACACCGAAGATGGCAGAGCAAAATTTGCCGCTTTCCATAGCCGAGGTTTAGCCGAACCTCCTAACCCAGATTATCCCCTTGTTTTAACGGTGGGCAGACTTTATGGACATTGGCACACTATGACTCGCACCGGTAGAATTGACAAAATAGTAAAAATGCACCCTGAGCCGTTCCTCGAAATTCATCCCAAAGATGCTCGTAAATATCAATTAGAAGATGGTGAATTAGTTAGAGTTGTATCTGTTCGAGGAGAAGCTAAATTTAAAGTGAAAATAACAAGTGCGATCGCACCTTCCACCGTTTTTGCACCCATGCACTGGGGTTTTCTCTGGGCAGAAAATGCCGAAGCCAATAGCCTAACCCATCCCCATTCTTGTCCTATTTCCAAACAGCCAGAATTAAAAGCTTGTGCCGTCAATTTAATTAAAGTTAATCAAATTCCTACAGAAATCAAGCAAGAGACAAAAGGCAAGGGAGAATTGACAATTATTAATTAA
- a CDS encoding DUF3598 family protein, producing the protein MSSSQWSYLLKNSGVWLGSFSQFSPHGKLLKETSSKLTLGSDDGKTIRFTLARDGNPNPVVNEFSSLNRNIFLFEDGHFAKGSQQFSPFSVFGAEYGYVRCDRRCRLVQLFDKDSNFDSVTLIREFREGGEGIEREHLTIEQLEGEWRGEALTLYPDWRNSEPYQTQLTLKREGNTLKQTLKTPFMNYSSEGTINDNIITFNQGNKENRVLLLPDGASSTTPVKIENRQSFFLEFGWLVETNMRLRLIRQYDDQGRWVSITLVREIKS; encoded by the coding sequence ATGTCTTCCTCACAGTGGTCTTATTTACTAAAAAACTCAGGAGTTTGGTTAGGCTCGTTCAGTCAGTTTTCTCCTCACGGTAAATTACTCAAAGAGACTTCCAGTAAATTAACTCTCGGTAGTGATGATGGTAAAACCATTAGATTTACTCTGGCTAGAGATGGAAACCCTAATCCTGTAGTCAATGAATTTAGTAGCCTGAATCGTAATATATTTTTATTTGAAGATGGTCATTTTGCCAAAGGCTCTCAACAGTTTAGTCCTTTTTCCGTTTTCGGGGCAGAATATGGTTATGTAAGGTGCGATCGCCGTTGTAGATTAGTACAATTGTTTGATAAAGATAGTAATTTCGACTCTGTTACTCTTATTCGAGAATTTCGGGAGGGAGGAGAAGGAATAGAGAGGGAGCATCTTACCATTGAACAACTAGAAGGAGAATGGCGAGGAGAAGCGCTAACATTATATCCAGACTGGCGTAATAGTGAACCATATCAAACTCAATTAACTTTAAAACGAGAAGGAAACACTCTCAAACAAACCCTAAAAACCCCTTTTATGAACTATTCTTCTGAAGGCACTATCAATGATAACATCATTACATTTAATCAGGGAAATAAAGAAAATCGAGTTTTGCTTTTGCCCGATGGTGCATCTTCTACCACTCCTGTAAAAATTGAAAATCGTCAAAGTTTCTTTCTTGAATTTGGTTGGTTAGTAGAAACGAATATGAGATTACGTTTAATTAGACAATATGATGATCAAGGAAGATGGGTTAGTATCACTTTGGTACGGGAAATTAAGTCCTGA
- a CDS encoding class I SAM-dependent methyltransferase, giving the protein MNQSKEIDKENLVKEVAKIKYWHHYIDFGAGVETKTGKEGRFCKKFQNWILSGIPQDLTGKTVLDIGAWDGFYSFSAEKRGAKRVLATDSFIWEQRQLYGLDDNFWRDFGAGKQGFELARKMFNSQVEDYNIDVLDFNPEKIGTFDVVFFLGVLYHMKYPLYALEKVRSVTKELLILETHISLFFSLFPVPLMRFYPTNELSKDVTNWTGANIALVKSWLLTAGFSKVELVKWRKDRAIFHAWV; this is encoded by the coding sequence ATGAACCAGTCAAAAGAAATAGATAAAGAGAATTTAGTTAAAGAGGTTGCTAAAATAAAATACTGGCATCATTACATAGATTTTGGTGCAGGGGTAGAAACAAAAACAGGAAAAGAAGGACGATTTTGTAAGAAATTTCAAAACTGGATTTTAAGTGGTATTCCTCAAGATTTAACAGGAAAAACTGTTTTAGATATTGGTGCATGGGATGGTTTTTATTCTTTTTCTGCGGAAAAAAGGGGTGCAAAAAGAGTTTTAGCCACAGATTCTTTTATTTGGGAACAGAGGCAATTATATGGTTTAGATGATAATTTTTGGCGTGATTTTGGAGCGGGAAAACAGGGTTTTGAATTAGCAAGAAAAATGTTTAATTCCCAAGTAGAGGATTACAATATTGATGTTTTAGATTTTAATCCTGAAAAAATTGGTACTTTTGATGTGGTATTTTTTTTAGGGGTTTTATATCACATGAAATATCCTCTTTATGCTTTAGAAAAAGTAAGAAGTGTTACCAAAGAGTTGCTTATTTTAGAAACTCATATAAGTTTATTTTTTAGCTTATTTCCTGTACCTTTAATGCGTTTTTATCCTACTAATGAATTAAGTAAAGATGTAACAAATTGGACTGGTGCAAATATCGCTTTGGTTAAATCATGGTTGTTAACCGCAGGTTTTAGTAAAGTGGAGTTAGTCAAATGGCGAAAAGATAGAGCTATTTTTCACGCATGGGTGTAA
- the dps gene encoding DNA starvation/stationary phase protection protein Dps, which yields MNAKLYDTRLDLSAEIREKVVQILNLTLATTLDLKTQTKQAHWNVKGNDFFQLHELFDEMAGELEEYVDMVAERVTALAGVALGTARVASQTSLLPEYPLEITAGLDHVSALADRYATYAAHVREAISKTDDLGDADTADLYTEISRTIDKRLWFLEAHLH from the coding sequence ATGAACGCTAAACTATACGATACTCGTCTTGACTTAAGTGCAGAAATAAGAGAAAAAGTAGTACAAATTCTCAATCTCACATTAGCAACAACCCTAGACTTAAAAACCCAAACTAAACAAGCCCATTGGAATGTAAAAGGTAATGACTTCTTTCAACTTCATGAACTTTTTGACGAGATGGCAGGAGAATTGGAAGAATATGTGGATATGGTAGCAGAAAGAGTCACCGCACTGGCAGGAGTTGCTTTAGGCACGGCTAGAGTTGCGTCTCAAACCTCACTTTTACCAGAATATCCACTAGAGATTACCGCAGGTTTAGATCATGTTTCTGCTTTGGCTGATCGCTATGCTACTTATGCGGCTCATGTGCGAGAGGCTATATCTAAAACTGATGATTTAGGCGATGCAGATACTGCGGATTTATACACAGAAATATCTCGTACTATTGATAAGCGTCTTTGGTTTTTAGAAGCTCATTTACACTAA
- a CDS encoding HlyD family efflux transporter periplasmic adaptor subunit, giving the protein MAESKYNGKQYQANNANDTLLTTPSTENNSSNGTAEGSIDLDTSNFEKDVILKPSPVWSRATIWSIVGVTTFAVVWASVAKIEQVVTAQGQLKPRQTVKEIQAPLNGVVKEVKVEDGDHIQKGESLLVFDSQASQAELESLEKIRNSLIQENKFYRTLFNAPLSPNIVEQEVIRLKLPPEISALALNRTALVTENQLYQMQLSEDSNIASLKPDQLARLQAAFAELDSRSRAAELEIEQLEKQLNQNQVQIEDAKKQLANDRRVLQEIEQRNRESIAQAEESLRIDREILESILPLSEEGALATIQIERQKQQVQDRQRDLVDRRSNGIIELENQKQQVQTRLAEIQQLEEEKSRLLLDINQAQQEFQNTIAITEKDVRDRIAENKKRIAEIDSQINKVVVDNEKRIAELNSQISAAQQTIKYQELKAPVSGEVFDLQASPGFVPKSGQAEALLKIVPDPGPDNPLVAEVYVTNQDIGFVQPGQEADVRIDSFPYSEFGDIKGKVYFVASDALEPDQIYNFYRFPVKVELDAQNLMIRGEEVDLQSGMSVSVNIKVRENRTVLSLFTELFTKKVESLKQVR; this is encoded by the coding sequence ATGGCAGAATCTAAATATAATGGTAAACAATATCAAGCAAACAATGCTAACGATACATTACTAACAACTCCGTCAACAGAAAATAACTCTAGCAATGGCACAGCCGAAGGCTCTATCGACTTAGATACTTCTAACTTTGAAAAGGATGTAATTTTAAAACCTTCTCCTGTATGGTCACGAGCAACGATTTGGAGTATTGTGGGTGTAACCACTTTCGCAGTAGTTTGGGCTTCTGTGGCGAAAATTGAGCAAGTTGTAACCGCTCAGGGGCAATTGAAACCAAGACAAACAGTGAAGGAAATTCAAGCTCCTCTTAATGGGGTGGTAAAAGAAGTTAAAGTGGAAGATGGCGATCACATTCAGAAAGGTGAATCATTATTGGTGTTCGACTCTCAAGCTAGTCAAGCAGAATTGGAATCTTTGGAAAAAATTAGAAATAGTTTGATTCAAGAAAATAAATTCTATAGAACTTTGTTTAATGCACCTTTAAGCCCGAATATTGTAGAACAGGAAGTAATAAGACTTAAATTACCCCCTGAAATTTCTGCACTAGCCTTAAATCGCACTGCTTTGGTGACAGAAAATCAACTTTATCAAATGCAACTATCCGAAGATTCCAATATCGCATCCTTAAAACCAGATCAACTTGCCAGACTACAAGCGGCATTTGCAGAATTAGATTCTCGCTCTAGGGCTGCAGAATTAGAAATTGAACAACTGGAAAAACAATTAAACCAAAATCAGGTACAAATTGAAGATGCAAAAAAACAACTAGCTAATGATCGTCGAGTATTACAAGAAATAGAACAACGAAATAGAGAATCCATTGCTCAAGCCGAAGAAAGTTTGCGTATAGACAGGGAAATATTAGAAAGTATTTTACCTCTTTCCGAAGAAGGGGCATTAGCTACAATTCAAATTGAAAGACAAAAGCAACAAGTGCAAGACCGTCAAAGGGATTTAGTCGATCGCCGCTCTAATGGTATTATTGAACTGGAAAACCAAAAACAACAAGTGCAAACCCGTTTAGCAGAAATTCAACAATTAGAAGAAGAAAAATCTCGACTGTTACTTGACATTAATCAGGCACAACAAGAATTTCAGAATACTATCGCTATTACAGAAAAAGATGTGCGCGATCGCATCGCAGAAAATAAAAAACGCATCGCAGAAATTGACAGTCAAATTAACAAAGTAGTCGTAGATAATGAGAAGCGTATTGCAGAGTTAAATAGTCAAATCAGTGCCGCTCAACAAACTATAAAGTATCAAGAATTGAAAGCCCCTGTATCGGGAGAAGTATTCGATTTACAAGCTAGTCCGGGGTTTGTGCCAAAAAGTGGTCAAGCAGAAGCACTGTTAAAAATTGTACCTGATCCCGGTCCTGATAATCCTCTTGTTGCCGAAGTTTATGTTACTAATCAAGATATTGGTTTTGTTCAACCGGGGCAAGAAGCGGATGTGCGAATAGACTCTTTTCCCTATAGCGAATTTGGAGATATTAAAGGTAAAGTATATTTCGTTGCTTCAGACGCTTTAGAACCAGATCAAATTTATAATTTTTATCGTTTCCCTGTCAAAGTAGAATTAGATGCTCAAAACTTAATGATTCGTGGTGAAGAGGTTGACTTACAGTCAGGAATGTCTGTTAGTGTCAATATAAAAGTAAGGGAAAATCGTACTGTATTAAGTTTATTTACCGAACTATTCACCAAAAAAGTGGAAAGTTTGAAACAGGTTAGATAA
- the queC gene encoding 7-cyano-7-deazaguanine synthase QueC, giving the protein MRFNIVKKAIVLLSGGLDSATSAAIAVSQGYDTIALSFRYGQKHAKELEIAQNLAPKLGIKEHFVIDVNLSLWGGSSLTDNNLAIPQEGVNPQIIPSTYVPGRNTVFIAIALSLAEAASAEAIYLGINAVDYSGYPDCRPEYLQAFQNLANLSSKVGIEGKTPQLIAPLINLSKVDIIKKALSLNVPIDETWSCYQGGEIPCGVCDSCRIRNEALKQLGISN; this is encoded by the coding sequence ATTAGATTCAATATTGTGAAAAAAGCCATTGTTTTATTATCAGGAGGATTAGACTCTGCTACCAGTGCTGCGATCGCAGTTTCCCAAGGATATGATACTATCGCTCTTTCTTTTCGCTATGGGCAGAAACACGCTAAAGAATTGGAAATAGCCCAAAATCTTGCCCCGAAATTGGGAATAAAAGAACATTTTGTCATTGATGTTAACTTATCTCTTTGGGGAGGTTCATCTCTGACTGATAATAATTTAGCTATTCCCCAAGAAGGAGTAAACCCTCAAATTATCCCCTCAACCTATGTACCCGGAAGAAATACCGTTTTTATTGCGATCGCACTTTCCCTTGCCGAAGCTGCGTCTGCAGAAGCAATATATTTAGGCATTAACGCCGTTGACTATTCGGGCTATCCTGATTGTCGCCCTGAATATTTACAAGCATTTCAAAATTTAGCAAATTTATCGTCTAAAGTAGGTATTGAAGGTAAAACCCCTCAATTAATAGCTCCTCTCATCAATTTATCAAAAGTAGATATTATCAAAAAAGCCCTTAGCTTAAATGTACCCATAGATGAAACTTGGTCTTGTTACCAAGGAGGAGAAATTCCCTGTGGTGTTTGTGATTCTTGTCGTATTCGGAATGAAGCCTTAAAACAATTAGGAATTAGTAATTAA